In one window of Phalacrocorax aristotelis chromosome W, bGulAri2.1, whole genome shotgun sequence DNA:
- the LOC142049538 gene encoding complement factor D-like, with protein MGPTPFPILAFALLLGATVNGQPRGRILGGYEAKPHLKPYMASLQLDGQHVCGGFLIAEQWVLSAAHCTEETDGKVFQVLLGAHSLTEPEPHKRLYRVRAQIPHPGSNIHNNKDDLLLLQLEEKAELNEHVQVLPFQREDRDVAADTVCEVAGWGTISHSGRRPDKLYQVERPVISRDVCNQRTYHDRTITEKMMCTDSRRKDTCKGDSGGPLVCSRVAEGVVTAGSRVCGNYKKPAIYTRIAPYAAWIDSVMASMAGEGDGR; from the exons ATGGGGCCGACTCCCTTTCCCATCCTTGcctttgctctgctgctggggGCCACGGTGAACG GGCAGCCGCGGGGACGGATCCTGGGTGGCTACGAGGCCAAGCCCCACCTCAAGCCGTACATGGCCTCGCTGCAGCTGGACGGACAGCACGTCTGCGGGGGCTTCCTCATCGCCGAGCAGTGGGTGCTGAGTGCTGCCCACTGCACCGAGGAGAC GGATGGCAAAGTCTTCCAGGTCCTCCTGGGCGCCCACTCGCTCACAGAGCCGGAGCCCCACAAACGCCTGTACCGGGTGCGCGCCCAGATCCCCCACCCCGGCAGCAACATCCACAACAACAAGGAtgacctcctcctcctccag ctggaggagaaagcGGAGCTCAACGAGCATGTGCAGGTGCTGCCGTTCCAGCGGGAGGACAGGGACGTGGCGGCCGACACGGTGTGCGAGGTGGCGGGCTGGGGCACCATCAGCCACAGCGGCCGCCGGCCGGACAAGCTCTACCAGGTGGAGCGGCCGGTGATCAGCCGCGACGTCTGCAACCAACGCACCTACCATGACCGCACCATCACTGAGAAGATGATGTGCACCGACTCCCGCAGGAAGGACACCTGCAAG GGAGACTCTGGTGGCCCCCTGGTCTGCAGCAGGGTGGCCGAGGGGGTGGTCACGGCCGGCTCCCGCGTCTGCGGCAACTACAAGAAACCCGCCATCTACACCCGCATCGCCCCGTACGCGGCCTGGATCGACAGCGTCATGGCCTCcatggctggggagggagacGGTCGGTGA
- the R3HDM4 gene encoding R3H domain-containing protein 4, whose product MVVLRGGAGPEEPYPRIEDCLPPLEDSPSKRFSPSKRKQYYINKAIRNSDLIPRAKGRKSLQRLENTRYLMTLLERDECGSDEGELTHSATPSIFTEACNNETYVEIWNDFMNRSGEEQERVLLYLEEEARKKHKRKLPVKNEDKWKEHPAYTPKECFQRISRRLRSTLKRGRIPMGTLEGLEEELLAFFSVTPHSVYTALMDNSFERLLLHALCQYMDLVSASSDIEGKRQMKVSNKHRVFLPPELLLSDYLGQMS is encoded by the exons GAGGATCGAGGACTGCCTGCCCCCGCTGGAGGACTCCCCATCCAAGAGGTTCTCCCCCTCCAAGCGAAAGCAGTATTATATCAACAAGGCCATCCGCAACTCAGACCTCATCCCCAGGGCCAAGGGGCGCAAGAGCCTGCAGAGGCTGGAGAACA CTCGCTACCTTATGACGCTTCTGGAGCGAGATGAATGTGGGAGCGATGAGGGAGAGCTCACCCACTCCGCCACCCCGAGCATCTTCACCGAGGCCTGTAACAATGAGACCTATGTGGAG ATCTGGAACGACTTCATGAACCGGTCAGGAGAAGAGCAAGAGCGAGTGCTGCTCTACCTGGAGGAGGAGGCCAGGAAGAAGCACAAGAGGAAGCTGCCCGTCAAGAATGAAGATAAGTGGAaag AGCACCCTGCCTACACACCCAAGGAGTGCTTCCAGCGCATCAGCCGCCGCCTGCGCTCCACCCTGAAGCGGGGCAGGATCCCCATG GGGACACTGGAGGGCCtggaggaggagctgctggccTTCTTCTCTGTCACCCCTCACTCCGTCTACACAGCGCTGATGGACAACAG CTTCGAGCGACTCCTGCTCCACGCGCTCTGCCAGTACATGGACCTCGTCTCTGCCA GTTCGGACATCGAAGGGAAACGTCAAATGAAAGTGAGCAACAAACACCGTGTCTTCCTGCCCCCCGAGCTCCTGCTCTCAGACTATCTGGGGCAGATGAGCTGA
- the MED16 gene encoding mediator of RNA polymerase II transcription subunit 16 — MDLAYVCEWEKKPKSNHCPSIPLVCAWSCRNLIAFTTDLKNEEEKDLTHMVHIIDTEHPWDVYSVNSGHTEVITCLEWDQSGSRLLSADADGHIKCWSMTDHLANSWENTVGSMVEGDPVVALSWLHNGVKLALHVEKSGASNFGEKFSRVKFSPSLTLFGGKPMEGWIAVTISGLVTVSLLKPNGQVLTSTESLCRLRCRVALADVAFTGGGNIVVATSDGSSTSPVQFYKVCVSVVNEKCKIDTEILPSLFMRCTTDPARKDKYPAITHLKFLARDMSEQVLLCASNQNSSIVECWSLRKEGLPVNNIFQQISPVVGDKQPMILKWRILSATNDLDRVSAVALPKLPISLTNTDLKVANDTKFFPGLGLALAFHDGSVHIVHRLSLQTMAVFYGSSSQRPVDEQTIKRQRTAGPLVHFKAMQLSWTSLALAGIDSHGKLSMLRISPSMGHVLDMNMSLRHLLFLLEYCMVTGYDWWDILLHVQPSMVQNLVEKLHEEYMRQNAALQQVLSTRIVAMKASLCKLSSSTIARVCDYHAKLFLIAISCTLKSLLRPHFLNTPDKSPGDRLTEICSKITDIDIDKVMINLKTEEFVLEMNTLQSLQQLIQWVGDFVLYLLASLPNQGSPVRPGHSFLRDGASLGMFRELMVVIRIWGLLKPSCLPVYTATSDTQDSMSLLFRLLTKLWLCCREENHITEPDDTLIDECCLLPSQLLIPNIDWLPINDGIISKLQNKQLVRLQFGKAPGLVGHTVSSQFDAFVRAPGQPKIDHLRRLHLGAYPTEECKSCTRCGCVTMLKSPNKVTAVKQWEQRWIKNCLCGGLWRRMPLSYP; from the exons ATGGATCTGGCCTACGTCTGCGAGTGGGAGAAGAAGCCGAAAAGCAACCACTGCCCTTCCATCCCCTTGGTGTGCGCCTGGTCCTGCCGCAACCTCATCGCTTTCACCACGGACCTcaaaaatgaggaggaaaaag ATCTCACCCATATGGTCCATATCATCGACACTGAGCATCCGTGGGATGTCTATTCCGTTAACTCTGGCCATACTGAAGTCATCACTTGCTTGGAGTGGGATCAGTCAG GCTCCAGGCTGCTCTCGGCAGACGCGGACGGCCACATCAAGTGCTGGAGCATGACGGATCACTTGGCCAACAGCTGGGAGAACACCGTGGGCAGTATGGTGGAAGGGGACCCGGTTGTGGCCCTGTCCTGGCTGCACAACGGCGTGAAGCTGGCTCTGCACGTCGAAAAG TCTGGAGCATCGAACTTCGGTGAGAAGTTTTCCAGGGTCAAGTTCTCCCCGTCGCTGACGCTGTTCGGTGGGAAGCCCATGGAGGGCTGGATCGCTGTGACCATCAGCGGGCTGGTGACCGTCTCTCTCCTCAAGCCCAACGGGCAGGTGCTGACGTCCACAGAGAGCCTGTGCCGCCTCCGCTGTCGCGTTGCCTTGGCAGACGTTGCCTTCACCGGTGGGGGGAACATCGTGGTGGCCACATCGGATGGCAGCAGCACCTCCCCTGTTCAGTTCTACAAAGTCTGCGTCAGCGTGGTGAACGAGAAATGCAAAATAGACACTGAAATCCTGCCTTCCCTCTTCATGCGCTGCACGACAGACCCTGCCCGCAAAGACAAATACCCAGCGATCACTCACCTGAAATTCCTTGCTCGGGACATGTCAGAGCAG GTGTTGCTTTGCGCTTCCAACCAAAACAGCAGCATTGTGGAGTGCTGGTCCCTGCGGAAGGAGGGCTTGCCAGTCAATAATATCTTTCAGCAAATCTCCCCTGTGG ttgGAGACAAGCAACCCATGATACTGAAATGGCGGATTCTTTCTGCCACCAATGACCTGGATCGGGTTTCAGCCGTGGCTCTGCCGAAGCTGCCGATCTCCCTGACCAACACCGATCTGAAGGTGGCGAATGACACCAAATTCTTCCCCGGATTGG gtCTGGCTTTGGCTTTTCACGACGGTAGCGTCCACATCGTCCATCGCCTCTCCTTGCAAACGATGGCTGTCTTCTATGGCTCTTCCTCGCAGCGCCCAGTGGACGAGCAGACTATCAAACGGCAGCGAACTGCTGGTCCCCTGGTTCACTTCAAAGCCATGCAGCTCTCCTGGACATCTCTGGCCTTGGCTGGCATTGATAGTCATGGGAAG CTGAGCATGCTTCGTATCTCCCCCTCCATGGGCCACGTGCTGGACATGAACATGTCCCTCCGCCACTTGCTGTTCCTGCTGGAGTATTGCATGGTGACTGGCTACGACTGGTGGGACATCCTGCTCCACGTCCAGCCCAGCATGGTCCAGAACCTGGTGGAGAAGCTGCACGAAGAATATATGCGCCAGAACGCGGCCCTGCAGCAG GTCCTCTCCACCCGCATTGTTGCCATGAAGGCGTCTCTCTGCAAGCTCTCCTCCAGCACGATAGCCCGTGTGTGTGACTACCATGCGAAGCTGTTCCTCATCGCCATTAGCTGCACCTTGAAGTCACTGCTGCGCCCACACTTCCTGAACACCCCGGACAAGAGTCCCGGGGACCGACTCACCGAGATCTGCTCCAAGATCACAGATATAG ACATTGACAAGGTGATGATTAACTTGAAGACAGAAGAATTTGTCCTGGAGATGAACACGTTgcagtccctgcagcagctcatCCAGTGGGTGGGGGATTTTGTGCTCTACctgctggccagccttcctaacCAG GGCTCCCCTGTGCGGCCGGGACACAGCTTTCTGCGAGACGGAGCGTCCTTGGGCATGTTCAGGGAGCTGATGGTGGTGATCCGTATTTGGGGGCTGTTGAAGCCAAGCTGCCTCCCCGTCTACACAGCAACCTCTGACACCCAGGACAGCATGTCCCTCCTCTTCAGGCTCCTGACCAAACTCTGGCTGTGCT GTCGTGAGGAAAATCACATAACGGAGCCAGATGATACCCTGATAGACGAATGTtgcctcctgcccagccagTTGCTCATTCCCAACATCGACTGGTTGCCCATCAATGACGGCATTATCAGCAAGCTGCAGAACAAACAGCTTGTCCGGCTGCAGTTTGGGAAAGCTCCTGGGCTCGTTGGCCACACTGTCTCTTCCCAGTTCGACGCCTTTGTCAG GGCGCCTGGACAGCCCAAAATCGATCATCTGAGGCGGCTTCATTTAGGAGCGTACCCCACGGAGGAGTGCAAGTCGTGTACCAG gTGCGGCTGCGTTACGATGCTGAAATCGCCAAACAAAGTCACGGCGGTGAAACAGTGGGAGCAGCGCTGGATCAAGAACTGCTTGTGCGGGGGGCTGTGGAGGAGGATGCCCCTGAGCTACCCCTGA